A DNA window from Actinomycetota bacterium contains the following coding sequences:
- the tsaA gene encoding tRNA (N6-threonylcarbamoyladenosine(37)-N6)-methyltransferase TrmO gives MKKYTISPIGIVHSPYQTREQAPRQAAYSKGAKGIIEVYEKYLPGLEGLENYEHIIVLFYFNQNLGYNLTALPPGQDKPRGVFATRSPRRPNFVGMSVVKLEKIEGNNLYITSLDMLDGTPVIDIKPYVADLDSKPGLKK, from the coding sequence ATGAAAAAATACACTATAAGTCCCATAGGCATAGTACATTCTCCCTACCAGACTAGGGAACAAGCTCCCCGGCAGGCTGCTTACTCCAAGGGAGCTAAAGGGATTATTGAAGTTTATGAAAAATATCTTCCAGGGTTGGAAGGCCTAGAAAATTATGAGCATATCATAGTGCTCTTTTATTTTAACCAAAACCTTGGTTATAACCTCACCGCCCTTCCGCCGGGCCAGGATAAACCCAGAGGGGTATTTGCTACCAGGTCTCCCCGGAGGCCTAATTTTGTAGGCATGTCGGTAGTAAAATTGGAAAAAATTGAAGGCAACAACCTTTATATAACCAGCCTGGATATGCTGGACGGTACCCCGGTAATAGATATAAAGCCTTATGTGGCTGATTTGGACAGTAAGCCTGGATTGAAGAAATAA